The window GATGCCTTCTGAGTATATGATTGAGATGATGAAAGAAGCAGATCTGCTACTTCCGCTCGACTATAGTAAAATTCCAAACATCAAAAATATTGATCCTTATTTCCTTGACTTACCATTCGATCCTGACAATAAATATTCACTTCCCTATTTTTGGGGAACGCTCGGAATCGCATTCAATCCTGAGTTATTAGATGGACAGACTTTTGAAAGCTGGGATAATTTATGGGATCCTTCCCTTGCACAGCAAGTCATCCTAGTGGATAGCGCGCGAGAAACAATCGGGATGGGACTGAACTCATTAGGCTACTCATTGAACTCCACCAATGTGAATGAATTGCGTGAAGCCACTGATAAGCTGAAGACGCTTAGTCCCAATATCAAAGCAGTCATCGGTGATGAAGTGACACAGCTGATGATTAACGGAGAGGCCGCCATCTCACTCACATGGTCAGGACAAGCAGCAGATATGATGTATGAAAATGAGGAAATCGATTATATCGTCCCTGAAGAAGGGTCAAATCTTTGGTTCGATAATATGGTTATCCCTCGTACTTCAACAAATATTGAAGGTGCGCATGCGTTCATTAACTTCATGCTCGACGCTGAAGTGGCGGCACAAAACGCTGATTACGTCGGGTATTCTACTCCGAATTTAGCTGCGCTTAGCAGTATGGATCCTGAAGTAACAGAAGATGAACGTTTCTACCCCGACGAAGAAACCCGCGGTCATCTCGAAGTATATAGAAATTTAGGACTTGAAATGCTTGGCCATTACAATGAGCTGTTCCTAGAATTCAAAATGGATATGAAATAAAGAAATTAAGAAGACGACTGTAGACTAGATATGTTGAACAAATGAATACTTATATAGAATATATTTAAGAGTTTAACCTCGGACAAGGGCTGTTGCTTTCTGTTCCAGCACTCGCTTTCCGCGGGCGTTGCCTCAGCCTCCTCGTCGCTACACTTCTGCGGGGTCTTCACCTAACGCTTTTCCCGCAGGAGTCTCGCGCTTGCACTCCAAGCAACTGCAGCTACTTAAATGGAAAGCATACGAGCGAGAACCATAAAACAATTGCATATTAAATATTTATGTGCAATTGTTTAGTATGTTTTATATAGTTATAAAATGAGAAATGGCGGAAGGCATCCCCTTGCGCTGCAGCAAATTCGATGGGATTCATTATTTCAACCTATATAGACAAGATAAAGACGACCTTCATACATGTGAAGGCCGTCTTTACTTTCTATACAGAAGTTTCATTGAAAGGTATTCAAATGCAATTTATGGTACTATACTTTAGTGATACGAAACAGTTTAGAAAGTTGGGATAATTTTGGCAGTCAAGTCTAATAATTTTGCTTTATACGTTTTAATGTTCAATATGTTTATCACCATGTCAGGTATCGGTCTCATTATTCCAATTATGCCAGAATACTTAGGTACCTTTGGTGTTGCTGGTCAAGCGCTCGGCTTTTTGATTGCGATGTTCTCATTTTCACAATTTATCTTCTCCCCGATTGCCGGTGATTTATCTGATAAGCATGGTCGGAAAAAGCTGATTATTATAGGATTAGTAATTTTCGGCCTCTCGCAACTTGCATTCGGATTATCCACTGAATTATGGATGCTTTATGCATCACGGTTCTTCTCTGGGCTAGGCTCAGCATTCCTCGTACCGCCGATGATGGCATTCGTTGCCGATATCACAACGTACGAAGAACGAGGCAGAGGAATGGGTCTCCTTGGTGCTTCAATGTCGTTAGGATTTATGATTGGACCTGCAATTGGTGGCTTCCTTTCAAAAGTCAGTTTAACATTCCCTTTTTATATCGCGACAGCAGCTGCTCTAACTGCAGCGGTTATATCCATTTTCACTTTACCTAACCCGGCACCCCGTAGCGCGGTAGAACCTGGCAGTGAGAAAAAACGGGAAAACTTGTTCAAACAGATGAAACGATCGGCAAAAACCCCTTACTTCGTCATGTTGATTGTCATGTTTGTCTTTTCATTTGGTCTGGCAAACTTCCAATCTACAATCTCACTTTACGTAGATCATAAATACGGATACACCCCTTCTCAAATCGCTGTTATCATTACAGTTGGCGGCTTTGTTGGAGTTATTGCACAGACGTTTGTTATCAATAAACTGTTCAATCGCTTCGGGGAAATGCGGGTTATTCTTGTCAATCTTATTATCGCGGCTTTCGCAATGATTGGTATTGTATTCGTCAATTCGTTCTTTATGATTCTTTTTGTTGCAACGATTTTCTTCACAGCAACATCCTTGTTGCGGCCCGCCGTCAACACACTCGTTTCAAAACTTGCAGGCGAAGAACAAGGTTTTGCAGCGGGCATGATGACTGCCTACATGTCGCTTGGAAACATGGTTGGCCCTGCTCTAGCCGGCGTCCTATTCGATATCAATATTATTTTTCCATACATCATTGGCACCATCATCCTACTTATCTGTTTTGTCATTGCATCTTATTGGGCGAAACGAAGCGGAGATTTGCTATCAGATCTATGATTAACAGAAAAGCCCCATCACACCGGAAAAATTCCAGGGCGATGGGGCTTTTCTTGATGTAACAGTGACCATCAAATTTGTTAGGACAGTCACTGTTATGCTCGTCACGGGTGCGATTAGAACCACCACAAGTATGAAATCTTCCATTCCATTTGTAAAGATGAAATTTTTCCATCATCGCTTCTTCTTCGCCTTCAACAATTCAGAAATACTCTCTTCCGCTGTCGATGTCTCTTGGATAACTTTTTCACGTACTACACGTTTCTTTACAAATCCTTTAAACATCCCGAAACGCCGCAATGTAATATCGATAAAGAACAAGATCATCGCCGCCAAAATCAGCCATTCTGCAATCCGTATCTTTTCACCACTTTTAAAAGGATGATTGCGAAATACTTCAGTCGGTTCTTCTAACACTTTTCCACCTGTCCGCTCGGCAATTTTAGACATCAGTGACACATCAGGAGCTGCCGGTTTGTATTCATCGCTATAGGGCACTGATAGACCCGCTTCGAATAGGCCGCCCTTATCATCCGATACACCGAAAAATACAAGGCCTGGTTTTGCATCGACAGTCACCCGCACTTTACCGGGCGCAAGCGGCTCTGAAGTGAACGGTACTTCTTGTCCGGCTTCATCCACGACAGCTATGTCCAGGAAAGCCGCCTTACGGGAACTGTCTGTTACCGTATAGGTACCGCCTCGTTCATGTGTAATGATATAGGGAACCTCTTCGTAAGAGGGCAGCAACCTGGCAACGGCAGTGTTCCAAAATTCCGGGTAGCCTTCCCATCTTGCTAAGTCACCCGTCCAC of the Sporosarcina sp. FSL K6-1508 genome contains:
- a CDS encoding ABC transporter substrate-binding protein, producing the protein MKDILRGAIVILLVSAILLFVNAKLNEGGGRSSKDSITVYNWGEYIDPDLLKQFEKETGIKVTYETFDSNEGMMGKIEQGGTSYDITMPSEYMIEMMKEADLLLPLDYSKIPNIKNIDPYFLDLPFDPDNKYSLPYFWGTLGIAFNPELLDGQTFESWDNLWDPSLAQQVILVDSARETIGMGLNSLGYSLNSTNVNELREATDKLKTLSPNIKAVIGDEVTQLMINGEAAISLTWSGQAADMMYENEEIDYIVPEEGSNLWFDNMVIPRTSTNIEGAHAFINFMLDAEVAAQNADYVGYSTPNLAALSSMDPEVTEDERFYPDEETRGHLEVYRNLGLEMLGHYNELFLEFKMDMK
- a CDS encoding MFS transporter — protein: MAVKSNNFALYVLMFNMFITMSGIGLIIPIMPEYLGTFGVAGQALGFLIAMFSFSQFIFSPIAGDLSDKHGRKKLIIIGLVIFGLSQLAFGLSTELWMLYASRFFSGLGSAFLVPPMMAFVADITTYEERGRGMGLLGASMSLGFMIGPAIGGFLSKVSLTFPFYIATAAALTAAVISIFTLPNPAPRSAVEPGSEKKRENLFKQMKRSAKTPYFVMLIVMFVFSFGLANFQSTISLYVDHKYGYTPSQIAVIITVGGFVGVIAQTFVINKLFNRFGEMRVILVNLIIAAFAMIGIVFVNSFFMILFVATIFFTATSLLRPAVNTLVSKLAGEEQGFAAGMMTAYMSLGNMVGPALAGVLFDINIIFPYIIGTIILLICFVIASYWAKRSGDLLSDL